The following proteins are co-located in the Fundidesulfovibrio soli genome:
- a CDS encoding DUF5989 family protein: MSFLGDLWGFLRVRKKFWLLPVILVLLLFGALIVLTSGSAIAPFIYTLF; encoded by the coding sequence ATGAGCTTCTTAGGCGATCTCTGGGGCTTCCTGAGGGTCAGGAAGAAATTCTGGCTGCTGCCCGTGATCCTGGTGCTGCTGCTTTTCGGCGCGCTCATCGTGCTCACCAGCGGGTCGGCCATAGCGCCCTTCATCTACACGCTGTTCTAG
- a CDS encoding SxtJ family membrane protein: MPPKTKGRSTWLGASTAQARDTGMALVLICLLVAWLGDKKPFLAAGVLLLILNMTWPAAFKPAAKVWFGFSHLLGTVMSKLLLGAVFYLVLTPMGLLRRLMGKDPMQARKWKQDETSVFRVRDHLFTSKDIETPY; this comes from the coding sequence ATGCCCCCGAAAACCAAAGGACGCTCCACCTGGCTCGGCGCCAGCACCGCACAGGCCCGCGACACCGGCATGGCCCTGGTGCTCATCTGCCTGCTCGTGGCCTGGCTGGGCGACAAGAAACCCTTCCTGGCCGCAGGCGTCCTCCTGCTCATCCTGAACATGACCTGGCCCGCGGCCTTCAAGCCCGCCGCGAAAGTCTGGTTCGGCTTCTCGCACCTGCTGGGCACGGTGATGAGCAAGCTCCTGCTCGGGGCGGTTTTCTACCTCGTGCTCACCCCCATGGGGCTGCTGCGCCGCCTCATGGGCAAGGACCCCATGCAGGCCCGCAAATGGAAGCAGGACGAGACCAGCGTTTTCCGCGTGCGGGACCACCTGTTCACCAGCAAGGACATCGAAACTCCATACTAG
- a CDS encoding MauE/DoxX family redox-associated membrane protein, whose translation MVLRLLVRLALAAAFFAAGVVKLLNPAVFAVTVEAFGLLPDALVRALSVALPALEVVAAVLLALGRRGGLELTTILLCCFVAVLLYALHMGLDVDCGCYGPSDVQYEAFGSIRRALWRDAAMLAGVGFLFLSGRMGAKTLDRTTT comes from the coding sequence ATGGTCTTGCGGTTGCTGGTCCGGCTGGCCCTGGCGGCGGCGTTCTTCGCCGCCGGTGTGGTCAAGCTGCTCAATCCCGCGGTGTTCGCCGTCACGGTGGAGGCTTTCGGGCTGCTGCCGGACGCGCTGGTGCGCGCGCTCTCCGTGGCGTTGCCCGCCCTGGAGGTGGTGGCCGCCGTGCTGCTGGCCCTGGGCAGGCGCGGGGGGCTCGAGCTCACCACGATACTGCTGTGCTGTTTCGTGGCCGTGCTGCTCTACGCGCTGCACATGGGCCTGGACGTGGACTGCGGCTGCTACGGCCCCTCGGACGTGCAGTACGAGGCCTTCGGCTCCATCAGGCGCGCCCTCTGGCGCGACGCCGCCATGCTCGCGGGCGTGGGCTTCCTGTTCTTGAGCGGGCGCATGGGCGCTAAGACTCTGGACCGGACAACAACCTAA
- a CDS encoding rhodanese-like domain-containing protein, whose protein sequence is MRFRNAAAMLALCGLILGGALTALAKDMFEEEVDKDAVSVKLVREVVAGGYPVMSGEELKKAMDEGKPMLVVDTMPYEASYKKEHVPQAVSFEFPIEPMPQWDASKTGGKSEKDFEALLGPDKNKLIVFYCGFVKCSRSHNGALWAKKLGYANVVRFPGGIYAWKGAKYPVDAVK, encoded by the coding sequence ATGCGTTTTCGCAACGCCGCCGCCATGCTGGCCCTGTGCGGCCTGATCCTGGGCGGGGCCCTGACCGCCTTGGCCAAGGACATGTTCGAGGAGGAAGTGGACAAGGACGCCGTGAGCGTGAAGCTCGTGCGCGAGGTCGTGGCGGGCGGGTATCCGGTCATGAGCGGCGAAGAGCTCAAGAAGGCCATGGATGAGGGCAAGCCCATGCTGGTGGTGGACACCATGCCCTATGAGGCCAGCTACAAGAAGGAGCACGTGCCCCAGGCCGTGTCCTTCGAGTTCCCCATCGAGCCCATGCCCCAGTGGGACGCCTCCAAGACCGGCGGCAAGTCCGAGAAGGACTTCGAGGCCCTGCTCGGCCCGGACAAGAACAAACTCATCGTGTTCTACTGCGGCTTCGTCAAATGCTCGCGCAGCCACAACGGCGCCCTGTGGGCCAAGAAGCTGGGCTACGCCAACGTGGTGCGCTTCCCCGGCGGCATCTACGCCTGGAAGGGCGCGAAGTACCCTGTGGACGCCGTGAAATAG
- a CDS encoding D-2-hydroxyacid dehydrogenase, whose protein sequence is MNTNSDIVVLDGATLNPGDNPWDAVAALGPLTVHDRTPAELTVERAQGAPVVLTNKTRLGADVIDALPDLRYIGVLATGYDVVDLAAAGARGIPVCNVPGYGTESVAQFVVAQMLAMCRRVELHDRQVRGGEWNRCGEFTFWSTPQVELAGLTLGVVGFGGIGRRVAELGLALGMRVLAHAPRPKAPIESPLFGFIGLEELFEYSDVVTLHCPLTAENDAFVNAALLGRMRPGSYLVNTARGRLVNEADLAQALHSGRLAGAALDVLAVEPPDPANPLLAAPNCLITPHMAWASLTARKRLMAIAAENVRMFIDGAPQNVVNRRFL, encoded by the coding sequence ATGAACACCAATTCCGACATCGTGGTGCTCGACGGCGCCACCCTCAACCCCGGCGACAACCCCTGGGACGCCGTGGCCGCGCTGGGCCCGCTCACCGTGCACGACCGCACCCCCGCCGAACTGACCGTGGAGCGCGCCCAGGGCGCACCCGTGGTGCTGACCAACAAGACCCGCCTGGGCGCCGACGTGATCGACGCCCTGCCGGACCTGCGCTACATCGGCGTGCTGGCCACCGGCTACGACGTGGTGGACCTGGCCGCGGCCGGAGCCAGAGGAATCCCGGTGTGCAACGTGCCCGGCTACGGCACCGAGTCCGTGGCGCAGTTCGTGGTGGCCCAGATGTTGGCCATGTGCCGCCGCGTGGAGCTGCACGACAGGCAGGTGCGAGGCGGCGAGTGGAACCGCTGCGGCGAGTTCACCTTCTGGAGCACCCCGCAGGTGGAGCTGGCCGGGCTGACGCTCGGCGTGGTGGGCTTCGGCGGCATCGGGCGGCGCGTGGCCGAACTGGGCCTGGCCCTGGGCATGCGCGTGCTTGCCCACGCCCCAAGGCCCAAGGCCCCCATCGAGTCGCCCCTGTTCGGCTTCATCGGGCTTGAGGAGCTGTTCGAGTATTCCGACGTGGTCACGCTGCACTGCCCGCTCACCGCCGAGAACGACGCCTTCGTCAACGCCGCGCTGCTCGGGCGCATGCGCCCCGGCAGCTACCTGGTGAACACAGCGCGCGGCCGCCTGGTCAACGAGGCGGACCTGGCCCAGGCCCTGCATTCCGGCCGCCTGGCCGGGGCCGCGCTGGACGTGCTGGCCGTGGAGCCGCCCGACCCGGCCAACCCGCTGCTCGCCGCGCCCAACTGCCTGATCACCCCGCACATGGCCTGGGCCTCGCTCACGGCCCGCAAGCGCCTGATGGCCATCGCGGCGGAGAACGTGCGCATGTTCATCGACGGCGCGCCGCAGAACGTGGTGAACAGGAGGTTCCTGTAG